The following coding sequences lie in one Pirellulales bacterium genomic window:
- the nrdR gene encoding transcriptional regulator NrdR, whose translation MKCPYCRVDNDRVTDSRASEDGFAIRRRRECVHCRRRYTTYERIEEQTIKVVKKDGVRFPFERDKIKRGLQKACWKRPISDEKIESVVSAIEIEVYANFDSEVESRYLGELAMQHLRQLDQVAYVRFASVYRDFADVRDFVEELQPMLEKTDQGP comes from the coding sequence ATGAAGTGCCCCTATTGCCGCGTGGACAACGACCGCGTGACGGACTCCCGAGCTAGTGAGGACGGCTTTGCGATCCGCCGACGCCGCGAGTGTGTGCATTGCCGGCGTCGCTATACTACCTACGAGCGCATCGAGGAGCAGACGATCAAGGTCGTAAAAAAGGATGGCGTACGATTTCCCTTCGAACGCGACAAGATCAAGCGCGGCTTGCAAAAAGCCTGCTGGAAGCGCCCCATCAGCGACGAGAAGATCGAAAGCGTCGTGTCGGCGATCGAGATCGAAGTTTATGCCAATTTCGACAGCGAGGTTGAGAGTCGCTATCTGGGAGAACTGGCCATGCAGCACTTGCGCCAGCTAGACCAGGTGGCCTATGTCCGATTCGCCAGCGTTTATCGCGATTTTGCGGACGTCCGCGACTTCGTCGAAGAGCTACAGCCCATGCTCGAAAAAACCGACCAGGGGCCCTAG
- a CDS encoding S1/P1 nuclease has protein sequence MQIHRLAVACGMLCAFLSSPVQAWSEAGHRIIASMAFRQLTPAAQRSLAAILSQHPRFAEDFARYMPSDVASSDESTRNEWLFQQAAIWPDMARGLPEDSKRIYNHPTWHYIDIPSFLTEEDRAALQSKITINMALDAPEVAQQDMNAVQTIRLARRSLTAGTENQGETAVWLCWLLHDLGDLHQPLHSTAIFSAKLYPEGDKGGNSVSTQQGFNLHALWDEFLGDWATFAMARDRAVELAGRDDLAKLGRDAAAQLDEKIWLDESWHLAQTVVYCPEVLGYLRIQATRSDGQPPSPLRLSEEYLNGGVRVATNRVTQAGFRLGAVLQDIAQRHR, from the coding sequence ATGCAAATTCATCGACTGGCCGTTGCCTGCGGAATGCTCTGCGCATTTCTTTCGTCGCCGGTTCAAGCATGGAGCGAAGCGGGGCATAGAATCATTGCCTCGATGGCGTTCCGCCAGCTAACGCCCGCGGCGCAGAGATCATTGGCCGCGATCCTCTCGCAACATCCGCGATTTGCAGAAGATTTTGCCCGCTACATGCCGTCCGACGTCGCGTCCAGCGACGAGTCGACGCGTAATGAATGGCTTTTCCAGCAAGCGGCTATTTGGCCTGACATGGCGCGCGGCCTGCCCGAAGATTCAAAACGTATCTACAACCATCCGACGTGGCATTACATCGACATTCCCAGCTTTTTGACCGAGGAAGATCGGGCCGCCTTGCAGAGCAAAATTACCATCAATATGGCGCTCGACGCGCCCGAGGTGGCGCAACAAGACATGAACGCGGTGCAAACAATCCGCCTGGCGCGGCGGTCGCTCACCGCCGGCACGGAAAACCAAGGTGAGACAGCCGTGTGGTTGTGCTGGTTGCTGCACGACCTGGGCGACCTGCACCAGCCGCTGCACTCCACCGCCATCTTTTCGGCCAAGCTGTATCCCGAGGGAGATAAGGGCGGTAACTCGGTGTCGACGCAGCAGGGTTTCAACTTACACGCGCTGTGGGATGAGTTCCTGGGAGATTGGGCCACATTTGCCATGGCGCGCGATCGCGCTGTGGAACTGGCGGGTCGAGATGACTTGGCCAAACTCGGTCGGGATGCTGCTGCGCAACTCGACGAGAAGATCTGGCTCGATGAGAGCTGGCACTTGGCACAAACCGTGGTCTATTGCCCCGAAGTGCTAGGTTATTTGCGCATCCAGGCCACCCGCAGCGACGGGCAGCCGCCGTCTCCATTGCGGCTCAGCGAGGAGTATCTGAATGGCGGAGTCCGCGTGGCCACGAACCGAGTCACGCAGGCCGGCTTCCGGCTCGGCGCCGTCCTCCAAGACATCGCCCAACGGCACAGGTGA